One Eremothecium cymbalariae DBVPG#7215 chromosome 2, complete sequence DNA window includes the following coding sequences:
- the MEX67 gene encoding Mex67p (similar to Ashbya gossypii AAL104C), which translates to MNGFGNVNQLGSVAQQHQAQNKSKISVRGWQNATQQDLLNFVSRKTRLAIQNSYVQGDTIYGYVGRHEVAELLKFNGIRFAGNALKFEAVDGPGNGGGATSNTITLLRNFLFKRYNAHTKMLDLGNLYQDAELVQNGLLSTMSTQSKMFLALMKLAANEPQLVVESVNLSNNNFKDVNGISTLAQTFPELKNLCLANNQIARFHSLDVWKNKFRHLRELVVMNNPIANEPNYRSEMLKIFPRLVILDNTVVRDENKLNAVYSMPMRLQQFFFEDSTLGSSSIDFVTKFLGFWDTDKKQLMGLYTPQSQFSVSVDSSVPATTVPDSDQSPVFSYYLPSSRNIIKVSSEKSKQERLAVGPEAISNLFKALPNTKHFLQEQPGNYSLQTWSYSQVGGFAITLHGFFKEISKPEVENTKFSGSSSNRHRRYNHGHQSSSQNKLSKKSFDRTWIIVPSQGSVIIASDLLTVRPYVAGAWIKKNVVENVVDPNTNTPHHAQITDTSAAGPAFPQSMGAPLVLQIPPEVQSKLSPIQLELLNGLHQHTKLNAEYTYMLAEQSGWDYDVAVKSFQSSVNNLPRNAFV; encoded by the coding sequence ATGAACGGATTTGGAAACGTGAATCAATTGGGTTCCGTGGCGCAGCAACATCAGGCTCAGAACAAAAGTAAGATTAGTGTTAGGGGTTGGCAGAATGCCACACAGCAAGATTTGCTAAATTTTGTGAGTCGGAAAACCAGGTTAGCGATTCAGAATTCTTATGTACAAGGGGATACGATATATGGGTATGTGGGTCGTCATGAAGTTGCggagttgttgaagttcAATGGGATTCGGTTTGCGGGGAATGCGTTAAAGTTTGAGGCAGTTGATGGGCCGGGGAATGGGGGTGGGGCTACATCTAATACAATCACGCTTTTGAGGAATTTTCTGTTTAAGCGGTATAATGCGCATACGAAGATGCTGGATCTGGGGAATTTGTACCAGGACGCGGAGTTGGTGCAGAACGGGTTGTTGTCCACGATGTCGACTCAGTCGAAGATGTTTCTTGCGCTTATGAAGCTTGCGGCTAACGAGCCGCAGTTAGTGGTGGAGTCTGTTAATTtgtcaaataataatttcaaagatGTAAATGGGATTTCCACGTTGGCGCAGACTTTTCCGGAGTTGAAAAACCTGTGTTTAGCGAACAATCAGATTGCGCGATTTCACTCGCTGGATGTATGGAAAAACAAGTTTAGGCATTTACGTGAGTTGGTGGTGATGAACAATCCGATTGCAAATGAGCCTAATTATCGTTCAGAGATGCTGAAGATATTTCCAAGGCTGGTAATACTAGATAATACAGTGGTGCGTGATGAAAATAAGCTGAATGCTGTATACTCGATGCCTATGCGCCTCCAGCAGTTTTTCTTTGAGGATTCTACGCTGGGTTCGTCATCAATAGACTTTGTAACCAAGTTTTTGGGGTTTTGGGATACAGATAAAAAACAGTTGATGGGGTTGTATACCCCGCAGTCACAATTTTCTGTCAGTGTTGACTCTTCGGTACCAGCAACTACAGTGCCTGATTCAGATCAGTCCCCAGTATTTAGCTACTACCTGCCATCGTCTCGTAATATTATAAAGGTTTCTAGCGAAAAGTCTAAACAAGAAAGGCTCGCTGTGGGCCCAGAAGCTATCAGTAACCTGTTCAAGGCGCTGCCAAACACCAAGCATTTCCTCCAGGAACAACCTGGTAATTATTCCCTACAAACTTGGTCTTATTCCCAAGTCGGTGGCTTCGCCATCACATTGCATGGcttctttaaagaaatcTCCAAACCTGAGGTTGAAAACACCAAATTCTCGGGTTCAAGCAGCAACCGGCACAGAAGATACAACCATGGCCACCAAAGCAGCTCCCAGAATAAGTTATCAAAAAAGTCTTTCGATAGAACATGGATAATTGTGCCAAGCCAAGGCAGTGTAATAATTGCTTCTGATCTATTAACAGTGAGGCCATACGTAGCCGGTGCGTGGATAAAAAAGAACGTTGTAGAAAACGTTGTCGACCCTAATACTAATACGCCGCATCACGCACAAATCACAGATACCTCCGCTGCCGGCCCCGCTTTCCCACAGTCAATGGGAGCACCGTTGGTGCTTCAGATTCCACCAGAAGTTCAGTCCAAGTTAAGCCCTATCCAATTAGAACTTTTGAACGGGTTGCACCAGCATACCAAGTTGAATGCCGAATACACTTACATGTTGGCAGAACAAAGCGGTTGGGATTATGATGTTGCTGTTAAAAGTTTCCAAAGCAGTGTTAACAATCTACCAAGAAACGCATTTGTTTAG
- the CDC31 gene encoding centrin (similar to Ashbya gossypii AAL110C) — protein MSNIHRRTIPRVGPKGSNNIDNGVLQKELLEEQKQEIYEAFSLFDMNNDGHLDFHEFKVALRALGFEMDKRDILDIIDKYDTEGRRLISYDDFYLVVGEMILQRDPLDEIKRAFRLFDDDHTGKISIKNLKRVVKELGENLTDQELAAMIDEFDLDGDGEINEEEFIAICTDN, from the coding sequence ATGAGCAACATTCACAGAAGGACAATCCCCCGTGTGGGGCCTAAAGGCAGTAACAACATTGACAATGGTGTTCTTCAGAAAGAACTACTAGAAGAACAGAAACAAGAGATCTACGAGGCGTTCTCATTATTTGACATGAATAACGATGGACATCTAGACTTCCATGAATTTAAGGTCGCTTTACGAGCTCTTGGGTTTGAAATGGATAAGAGAGATATCTTGGATATCATTGATAAATATGATACTGAAGGACGCCGGCTAATTTCTTACGATGATTTCTATCTAGTGGTTGGAGAGATGATTTTACAGAGAGATCCATTAGATGAGATTAAAAGGGCATTTAGGCTGTTTGATGACGATCACACAGGGAAGATAAGCATTAAGAACCTAAAACGTGTGGTGAAGGAGTTGGGTGAAAATCTCACTGATCAGGAGCTCGCAGCTATGATAGACGAATTTGATTTGGATGGAGATGGAGaaataaatgaagaagaattcaTTGCGATCTGCACTGATAACTGA
- the DAP1 gene encoding Dap1p (similar to Ashbya gossypii AAL106W) — MSFVKNMILGDVKTSEDPTGLTNEEAQNRSTSSGDVSEPAVERKFFPRTLSKFNGHDDEKIYISIKGKVYDCTAGRQFYGPSGPYANFAGHDASRGLATNSFEFEAIRHWDQPIDDLSDLSEQQHEALDGWVAHFEKKYACIGDLVPEPGVNI; from the coding sequence ATGTCGTTTGTAAAGAATATGATACTAGGGGATGTTAAAACAAGTGAAGATCCAACGGGCTTAACTAACGAGGAGGCACAGAACCGTTCTACAAGCTCTGGTGATGTATCAGAACCTGCTGTTGAACGTAAGTTTTTTCCAAGAACTTTGTCCAAGTTCAATGGTCACGATGATGAGAAGATTTACATATCCATTAAGGGCAAAGTTTACGACTGTACAGCTGGTAGACAGTTTTACGGTCCTAGTGGACCATATGCTAACTTTGCTGGGCATGATGCCTCCAGAGGTTTGGCTACAAACTCGTTTGAGTTCGAGGCTATTAGGCATTGGGATCAACCCATAGATGACTTATCGGACTTATCGGAGCAACAGCATGAGGCGTTAGATGGATGGGTTGCACACTTCGAAAAGAAGTATGCATGTATTGGAGATTTAGTCCCAGAACCCGGTGTTAACATCTAG
- the NIP100 gene encoding Nip100p (similar to Ashbya gossypii AAL109W): MVKLGDRVKIKGLYGVVRFVGETKFSAGQWVGIELDDAVGKNDGSVQGVSYFTMSKKNGLYGLFTRLETVSVISDQWGLTRSKLPSIKATAPNSSSSSGGTSSITVASRQSDSQVGYQMNLQHSPMVAKISRPTRRHSTKSAKGSVVPASTQSLIPRSSGSVLSSLTEDGKIGGSSRSQQAPPSLATFERRSAQTESTEEQRLRKVIEKLQEKLVTLRSECKILQDKLAEGNHPEKVETLIKDLELLTISKESLEEEKDELKNRLESLEEGYANVAAELVQYKDEVDLRRKIDLEELSKEDLSPNIVWKQNELMKDALMKIQESLDASSQLVVELQQEKKELLQTNTEMSNEIKELTLQLEQARSTINDLAAQVDAEGKVSAIVESLTTENLALTEEIEELKRELSEISRKDEFNGELEQLYKDLEKELSQQIHSLQLKISDDEIVMNKLNERNQELVRLLDVTQAKDEPGCIVDELKNTILDLESDKLRLKLTTEFLNQKISAHKPNPLEEYHLQLGYMATIVANNTSYDLNISVAEQINLFYLSIICKILYRLFDLKLVDEETVHIVIDAIPLEEWINRCLNDQTLKIEPFEHWIKILECHPLLAMSANIFYEVILRVCVDIIPNLLANLRNTLSAQDMQTLYSCFQALEKKSLSVLEDASLSSNLASFKLLNANSLLSNIFIIVNKTLSNGAPLNAIPKLQNVLKTLDESEIETIDLVSPVVTEQTATLTPIDDEASIDLKKKSKVMKNRCERRI; encoded by the coding sequence ATGGTGAAGTTAGGAGATCGAGTCAAGATTAAAGGCCTCTATGGTGTTGTTAGATTTGTTGGGGAGACTAAGTTTTCAGCAGGGCAATGGGTAGGGAttgaattagatgatgCTGTAGGTAAAAATGATGGTTCTGTCCAAGGTGTTTCTTATTTTACTATGAGTAAGAAGAATGGGTTGTACGGGTTATTCACCAGGTTGGAGACTGTAAGTGTTATATCTGATCAGTGGGGATTGACCAGATCTAAACTTCCGAGTATCAAAGCTACAGCTCCTAACTctagtagtagtagtggtgGGACTTCATCGATAACCGTAGCAAGTCGGCAGAGTGACTCACAGGTTGGCTATCAAATGAACTTACAACACTCACCTATGGTGGCTAAGATTTCAAGACCGACTCGGCGGCATTCCACTAAATCGGCCAAGGGATCAGTTGTTCCTGCTTCTACACAATCTCTAATTCCCCGATCGTCGGGATCAGTATTATCTTCTTTAACCGAAGATGGCAAGATTGGGGGTTCATCAAGATCTCAACAAGCCCCTCCTAGTTTGGCTACTTTTGAGAGGCGTTCAGCTCAAACTGAGTCAACGGAGGAACAGCGACTTCGAAAGGTTATAGAGAAGTTGCAAGAAAAGCTTGTTACTCTGCGTTCTGAATGTAAAATACTACAGGATAAACTTGCTGAGGGTAATCACCCAGAAAAGGTTGAGACCTTGATAAAAGATTTAGAGCTGTTAACGATTTCCAAAGAAtcattagaagaagaaaaggatGAACTAAAGAACAGATTGGAATCacttgaagaaggatatgCCAATGTGGCGGCAGAGCTGGTTCAATATAAAGATGAGGTAGATCTTAGGCGAAAAATTGACTTAGAAGAACTTTCTAAAGAGGATTTGAGTCCAAATATTGTGTGGAAACAAAATGAGTTGATGAAAGATGctttgatgaaaattcaGGAATCGTTAGATGCCAGTAGCCAACTTGTCGTTGAACTTCagcaagaaaaaaaagaacttCTCCAAACTAATACGGAGATGTCAAATGAGATAAAAGAACTTACTCTTCAGTTAGAGCAGGCTCGTAGTACCATTAATGATCTTGCTGCCCAAGTTGATGCGGAAGGGAAAGTTTCCGCTATTGTTGAGTCTTTGACTACTGAAAACCTTGCATTGACAGAGGAAATTGAAGAGTTGAAAAGGGAACTATCAGAAATTTCTCGAAAGGATGAATTCAATGGTGAATTAGAGCAATTATACAAGGATTTAGAAAAGGAATTATCGCAGCAAATTCACAGTTTACAGCTGAAGATATCCGATGACGAAATCGTTATGAACAAACTAAATGAACGAAATCAAGAACTTGTTCGCTTATTGGATGTCACACAAGCTAAAGACGAACCAGGTTGTATCGTTGAcgaattgaaaaatactATACTTGATTTAGAAAGTGATAAGCTTAGATTAAAACTAACAACcgagtttttgaatcagAAGATTAGTGCCCATAAGCCAAACCCGTTGGAAGAATACCATCTGCAATTGGGTTATATGGCTACTATTGTTGCAAATAATACTTCCTATGATCTAAATATTTCTGTTGCTGAACaaattaatttattttatttatcaATTATTTGCAAAATTCTATACAGACTATTTGATTTGAAACTGgtggatgaagaaacaGTCCATATTGTTATTGATGCAATTCCTTTGGAAGAGTGGATTAATAGATGTTTGAATGATcaaactttaaaaatagAACCATTTGAACACTGGATCAAAATCCTGGAATGCCACCCTTTATTGGCTATGTCTGCCAATATATTTTATGAAGTCATATTAAGAGTTTGTGTTGATATAATTCCAAATTTACTGGCCAACCTCAGAAACACTCTATCAGCCCAAGATATGCAGACTTTATATTCATGTTTCCAAGCccttgaaaaaaaaagtttgaGCGTTTTAGAGGATGCCAGTCTATCCAGTAATCTTGCTTCATTCAAGCTATTAAATGCCAATTCATTGTTgtctaatatttttattatagtGAATAAAACATTGAGTAACGGTGCTCCTTTAAATGCCATTCCAAAGCTCCAAAATGTGCTTAAAACACTCGATGAATCCGAAATAGAAACAATAGATTTAGTTTCCCCTGTTGTTACTGAACAAACTGCGACCTTGACGCCTATCGATGATGAAGCTTCAATagatttaaaaaaaaaatccaaagTTATGAAGAATCGTTGCGAGAGAAGAATTTAG
- a CDS encoding uncharacterized protein (similar to Ashbya gossypii AAL107W), whose amino-acid sequence MAGGNHGYELVSGDENTVSNEGGNRPNTLGNVIHSADMPQEPPSYEDLGAVSGTSQTIESMEFQDTEVGHQVSRLWNLQAGFKNTVVYPVTERILDPLVQICTLMSERLDYYLNKVGNPLILRRFVYIFFMSFIVYYVTIVGLLPNNKNTGFNGMFSDKRQFIEYAKDCINYAKMEEDLEYMSSMPHLAGTKGDLAMMSYVKESFSNNGLKLFSEKSFKTYLNYPGTASVKLHNDAGDLLSLNLNEENFNPLTPSGNIEDASLIYAHYGKKADLERLTKANLINDNTILMMHYGKFPPNQVLSAQNLGVKGIIFISDAYGDDKDAIQRRPVGMSQYGTGDVLTPGWSSNLLLKHALNESPLLPKIPVIPISVNQASEIKNHLYVDGKAEIFENGWSSGVLNTVKIDMKVAPIEKYEQPSWNIVGKIEGNEQNEKGIIIGAARDSTGPGASYPNFGQMMLLSLVELFQEVKYKYDWKPLRNIYFFSYDGSMYNSIGATELLESDRLRFQKEIYSVVDISQLGLQPDGSKIIDIQANPLVQDLFTNEPDKHGFQLNVRDIQQCGDWSPLMANGIPAIVMSSPNLLEWKSPTFTSNDTFEYLVNNFLKKNDGWRTAGDMLLLVFQTVLKLVDEPLMPFNIITYVHDMNTHVSKLFNLSEGKLDYQPILDALKIWRRIGDDWTSWSHIWRNLVNSENTQIEPSLLSVNRWTWNKKLTNISRRQLVDPGIPGRMLLKNIIFGPSLYSFDDDEDSWTFPSVRDAITEKNWAQAQDQINLIGKILASSAERFMDETTDF is encoded by the coding sequence ATGGCTGGAGGCAATCATGGGTATGAGTTAGTCAGTGGAGATGAAAATACTGTATCAAATGAAGGTGGGAATAGGCCTAATACTTTGGGAAATGTTATACACAGCGCAGACATGCCGCAGGAGCCACCTAGCTATGAGGACTTAGGTGCTGTATCAGGTACTTCACAAACCATAGAGTCGATGGAGTTTCAGGATACTGAAGTTGGCCACCAGGTTAGTAGATTATGGAATCTTCAAGCTGGGTTCAAGAATACTGTTGTGTATCCAGTCACAGAAAGAATACTGGATCCTCTCGTTCAAATATGCACGCTGATGTCGGAAAGGTTGGACTACTATTTGAATAAAGTTGGTAATCCATTGATATTAAGAAGGTTTGTTTACATATTTTTCATGTCTTTCATAGTCTATTATGTTACGATAGTTGGGTTACTTcctaataataaaaatacgGGCTTCAATGGGATGTTTTCGGATAAGAGGCAATTTATTGAATATGCCAAGGATTGTATTAACTATGCTAAAATGGAGGAGGATTTAGAATATATGAGTAGTATGCCTCACTTAGCAGGAACAAAAGGTGATTTGGCAATGATGTCATACGTCAAGGAGTCTTTTTCGAATAATGGTCTAAAATTGTTCTCAGagaaaagttttaaaacctATTTGAATTATCCGGGAACTGCATCTGTGAAGCTACATAATGATGCTGGCGATTTGCTGTCCTTAAACCTAAATGAGGAGAACTTCAACCCTTTGACCCCCAGTGGGAATATTGAAGACGCTTCGTTAATATATGCTCATTATGGGAAAAAAGCGGACCTTGAAAGATTAACCAAAGCTAATCTTATAAACGATAATACTATCTTAATGATGCATTATGGTAAATTTCCACCAAATCAGGTTTTATCAGCTCAAAATTTGGGGGTTAAAGGAATCATATTCATTTCAGACGCATACGGGGATGACAAAGATGCTATTCAGAGGCGACCCGTAGGTATGTCCCAGTATGGAACGGGAGATGTTTTAACTCCAGGATGGTCCTCCAATTTGTTATTAAAGCATGCGTTAAATGAGTCTCCGCTTTTACCAAAGATTCCTGTTATTCCTATATCAGTAAACCAAGCATcggaaataaaaaaccaTCTATATGTTGACGGTAAGGCagaaatttttgaaaatggatGGTCTAGTGGTGTTTTAAACACCGTGAAGATAGACATGAAGGTAGCTCCGATTGAAAAGTATGAGCAGCCATCATGGAATATTGTTGGAAAGATCGAGGGAAATGAGCAAAACGAGAAGGGAATAATTATAGGAGCTGCGCGTGATTCTACCGGTCCTGGTGCATCTTATCCTAATTTTGGGCAAATGATGCTTTTATCGCTTGTGGAGTTGtttcaagaagttaaaTACAAATACGATTGGAAGCCATTAAGAAATATATACTTCTTCTCTTACGATGGATCAATGTATAATTCAATTGGTGCCACTGAATTGTTAGAGAGCGACCGCCTGAGATTTCAAAAGGAAATCTACTCTGTCGTCGATATTAGTCAGTTGGGTTTACAACCAGATGGTTCTAAAATAATTGATATCCAAGCAAATCCACTAGTACAAGACTTATTCACAAATGAGCCAGACAAACACGGCTTCCAGTTGAATGTAAGAGATATCCAACAGTGCGGCGATTGGAGTCCACTGATGGCTAACGGCATTCCTGCTATTGTCATGTCTTCGCCAAATTTACTTGAATGGAAATCCCCTACCTTTACCTCTAACGATACTTTTGAGTATCTTGTTAATAACTTTCTCAAAAAGAATGACGGATGGCGTACTGCCGGTGATATGCTACTCCTCGTGTTCCAAACGGTATTGAAGTTGGTCGATGAACCATTAATGCCCTTCAACATAATTACCTACGTACACGATATGAACACCCATGTCTCTAAATTATTCAATCTCAGTGAAGGAAAGTTAGATTATCAACCAATTTTAGATGCACTAAAAATATGGAGGAGAATTGGAGATGATTGGACGTCATGGTCCCATATATGGCGTAACTTGGTTAACTCAGAAAACACACAAATTGAGCCTTCATTGTTATCTGTCAACAGGTGGACATGGAATAAAAAGCTAACTAACATCTCTAGACGACAACTGGTGGATCCAGGCATTCCTGGACGCATGTTactaaaaaatataatattcgGTCCTTCGCTTTATTCATttgacgatgatgaagacTCTTGGACATTTCCAAGTGTCAGAGATGCAATAACCGAAAAGAATTGGGCTCAAGCCCAGGATCAGATAAATCTAATCGGGAAGATATTGGCTTCATCTGCAGAGAGATTCATGGACGAAACAACTGATTTCTGA
- the SPT14 gene encoding phosphatidylinositol N-acetylglucosaminyltransferase SPT14 (similar to Ashbya gossypii AAL108C 1-intron), which yields MIRNNIAMVCDFFYPQLGGVEFHIYHLSQKLIQLGHSVIIITHAYGDRTGIRYLTNGLKVYYIPYLVLYRETTFPTVFASFPIIRNILIREQINIVHSHVSVSTLAHESILHANTLGIYTVFTDHSLYGFHTIGAILVNKLLKFSLTCVDQVICVSHICKENMVLRADIHPDKVSVIPNAVVDKDFRPLEGRDNTRPKERITIVVISRLFPNKGAELLAHLVPKVCSMHKNVDFMIAGDGPNFVQFQQMIETYRLQDRVDLLGAINHENVRNVMCLGDIYLHASLTEAFGTVLVEAASCGLLIVTTKVGGIPEVLPEHMTVYASETSVSSLVIATNKAIELLRNNVVNTSSFHDEVSQMYDWMNVAKRTEYVYSKILENPNNKNWIVMLKKFYDRGNEWARILYVICCITEYILWYIIEWWYPRDAIDLAPKWPRKKRLSVSYAQN from the exons ATGATAAGGAATAATATAGC GATGGTGTGTGACTTCTTCTATCCGCAGTTGGGTGGAGTGGAATTCCACATATACCATCTCTCACAGAAGCTGATTCAATTGGGGCATTCAGTGATTATTATCACACACGCATATGGTGATAGGACCGGTATAAGGTATTTAACTAATGGATTGAaagtttattatattcCTTATCTTGTGTTGTACAGAGAAACTACATTTCCTACTGTGTTTGCTAGTTTTCCAATTATAAGAAATATACTAATTAGAGAACAGATTAACATAGTTCATTCGCATGTGAGTGTTTCCACTTTAGCTCACGAGAGTATTTTGCATGCCAATACGTTGGGAATATATACAGTATTTACAGATCACTCATTATACGGTTTCCATACCATTGGTGCGATTTTGGTGAATAAACTGCTAAAATTCTCGTTAACATGTGTGGACCAGGTTATATGTGTGTCTCATATATGCAAGGAGAATATGGTACTTAGAGCTGATATTCATCCAGATAAGGTATCGGTTATACCCAATGCAGTTGTTGATAAGGACTTCAGACCTTTGGAAGGTAGGGATAACACACGCCCTAAGGAAAGAATCACAATAGTGGTCATCTCAAGGCTATTTCCCAACAAGGGGGCGGAGCTACTAGCCCACTTAGTTCCAAAAGTGTGTTCTATGCATAAAAACGTAGATTTTATGATTGCAGGAGATGGACCTAATTTTGTGCAATTCCAACAAATGATTGAAACCTATAGACTTCAGGACCGTGTGGACCTTTTAGGCGCTATTAATCATGAGAACGTGCGAAATGTGATGTGTCTTggagatatatatcttcaCGCGAGTTTGACTGAAGCATTTGGAACCGTATTGGTGGAGGCAGCGTCATGTGGTCTGCTCATTGTGACTACCAAAGTCGGAGGCATCCCAGAAGTTCTTCCAGAGCATATGACGGTGTATGCCTCAGAAACATCGGTTTCTAGTTTGGTAATAGCTACAAATAAAGCTATTGAACTTCTCAGAAACAATGTAGTAAATACATCCTCTTTTCACGATGAAGTCTCCCAAATGTATGACTGGATGAATGTCGCTAAACGAACTGAATACGTGTACAGCAAGATCTTAGAGAATCctaacaacaaaaattggATCGTAATgttaaagaagttttatGACAGAGGCAATGAATGGGCTAGAATCTTATATGTTATCTGTTGTATCACCGAATATATTTTATGGTATATCATAGAATGGTGGTATCCTAGAGACGCCATTGATTTGGCTCCGAAGTGGCCCAGAAAGAAACGATTAAGTGTTAGCTATGCACAAAACTaa
- the OSW1 gene encoding Osw1p (similar to Ashbya gossypii AAL105C) — protein MRAPPQPRRSRHRYVLQVIQKFHDTIGFHRVRRRWHLHKVHKASRANARNRNVNNNNNSKNNIEQIGNTPVRLEDIANQPSGVDIPKKRRMPLLIASFPKGSSRSPQFNVLERNRKSKLLLSRRKYKLKSFQGGTKSLKGKTNAKNCQKAYTVRKEVMQHAQMKVNYHRKGVVNSTCVLLDNDSGRNPEFLSFGHECSIRLKDYPSLSIRNPRKQQLQLKVQQQLQKDKIQKEKLQHSQQMTAAEVIAAEATVATTRSSCVR, from the coding sequence atgagGGCTCCTCCACAGCCAAGAAGGTCTAGACATCGATACGTGCTTCAggttattcaaaaatttcacgATACTATCGGTTTCCACAGGGTTAGAAGGAGATGGCATTTGCACAAGGTACATAAGGCTAGCAGGGCTAACGCTCGCAACAGAAATgtcaataataataataatagtaagaataatattgaacaaattgGTAATACTCCTGTTAGACTAGAAGATATTGCAAACCAACCTAGCGGTGTGGATATTCCGAAGAAAAGGCGGATGCCCCTTCTAATAGCATCCTTCCCTAAAGGTTCCTCAAGATCTCCCCAGTTCAACGTATTGGAGAGGAACAGAAAGTCTAAATTGCTATTAAGTCGTAGAAAATATAAGCTAAAGTCTTTCCAGGGGGGCACAAAGAGCTTAAAGGGTAAGACCAATGCTAAGAATTGCCAAAAAGCGTATACAGTTCGAAAAGAAGTGATGCAGCATGCTCAAATGAAGGTCAATTATCACAGAAAGGGGGTCGTTAACTCTACTTGCGTTCTACTGGATAACGATTCAGGACGCAATCCTGAGTTCTTGAGTTTTGGCCATGAATGTAGCATACGGTTGAAGGATTATCCATCGTTGTCTATCAGAAATCCTCGCAAGCAACAGCTGCAACTGAAAGTACAACAGCAACTGCAAAAGGACAAAAtacaaaaggaaaaactaCAACATTCACAACAAATGACCGCTGCAGAAGTCATAGCAGCAGAGGCCACTGTAGCAACAACTAGATCGAGCTGCGTAAGATAG
- the MRPL40 gene encoding mitochondrial 54S ribosomal protein uL24m (similar to Ashbya gossypii AAL111C) — MYSKSSSNIWFGIDIYVCGVPVKYARKIFLTLKFNTQLSHQVLCGAKNRSNQRYSVPGSSFKSFGMSYKHLSKAGGRVLEQMAKDADIRPGYYAKLTDKTTPAFAKPTLPIVNEESRFKDIKDWKFLPGDRVVVVKRGKWRGKVSRINEHEVNTNGYILEEGPTTYVPIPKDFWQPGQATHMANIPVPLRQEDIRLVADIDDPEVPGKTKTVAVRDIVFRDSYYDENHKKVMPYRCVVGQEDLIIPWPKPEETADGELATEAQIARERTYVVDSVVKSAIPKAALLTIRNPKSKFRRGVLTAKDISKLVAPQMPLPGRKAYIEQQKKLAQQPKPTLTDEYKEKIGFHVFEHFKKKI, encoded by the coding sequence ATGTACTCTAAGTCTTCAAGTAACATATGGTTTGggatagatatatatgtatgtggTGTGCCGGTTAAATATGCCaggaaaatttttttaacacTAAAATTTAACACTCAGCTGTCACATCAAGTCCTTTGTGGTGCTAAGAATCGATCAAATCAAAGGTATTCTGTTCCTGGTAGCAGTTTTAAATCGTTTGGGATGTCTTATAAGCATTTGTCAAAGGCCGGTGGGCGTGTGTTAGAACAGATGGCGAAGGATGCAGATATTAGACCAGGATATTATGCCAAGCTTACAGATAAAACGACACCAGCATTTGCGAAGCCAACATTACCGATAGTAAATGAGGAAAGCAGGTTTAAAGACATAAAGGATTGGAAGTTTTTACCAGGAGATCGCGTTGTTGTAGTGAAAAGGGGGAAGTGGAGGGGTAAAGTTTCAAGGATTAATGAACATGAAGTGAATACAAATGGGTATATCTTGGAAGAAGGACCAACTACGTATGTGCCAATTCCCAAAGATTTCTGGCAGCCAGGGCAGGCTACACATATGGCCAACATCCCAGTTCCACTTAGACAGGAGGATATTAGACTGGTTgctgatattgatgatccCGAAGTACCGGGGAAAACGAAGACTGTTGCTGTCAGAGACATTGTATTTCGTGATAGCTACTACGATGAAAATCATAAGAAGGTGATGCCTTACAGGTGTGTGGTAGGCCAAGAAGACCTGATAATCCCATGGCCTAAACCAGAAGAGACAGCTGATGGAGAATTAGCGACAGAGGCACAAATTGCAAGAGAACGGACATATGTTGTAGACAGTGTTGTGAAATCAGCTATTCCCAAAGCTGCGCTATTAACTATTCGTAATCCGAAATCTAAGTTTAGAAGAGGTGTTTTAACTGCAAAGGATATTAGTAAGTTGGTGGCTCCACAGATGCCGTTACCTGGGAGGAAGGCATATATTGAACAACAGAAAAAGTTGGCTCAGCAGCCTAAACCTACATTGACTGATGAGTATAAGGAGAAAATCGGTTTCCACGTTTTTGAACACttcaagaagaaaatttaa